One window from the genome of Anolis sagrei isolate rAnoSag1 chromosome 4, rAnoSag1.mat, whole genome shotgun sequence encodes:
- the LOC132772756 gene encoding protein FAM163A-like, with product MTAGTVVITGGILATVILLCIIAVLCYCRLQYYCCKKDESDEEEEEEEEEEEGEGETDLPPHSHYVMCNACNSRIMDGQGNPSFPPHELNKQGTRNYCPTCSPSGSPFYIRTADMVRNGGERITYTPMCCKEMGLPIKMATFQSYPVTHHCIIRETFTNPRAFSTEV from the exons ATGACAGCAGGAACTGTTGTAATCACTGGCGGAATACTAGCAACAGTAATCTTACTGTGTATAATCGCTGTTCTCTGCTATTGTAGGCTACAG TATTACTGCTGCAAGAAAGATGAATctgatgaagaggaagaggaggaagaggaggaggaggagggagagggggagactGACCTTCCCCCTCATTCCCACTACGTCATGTGCAACGCTTGCAACTCTCGTATCATGGACGGGCAGGGCAACCCCTCCTTTCCACCTCATGAGCTTAACAAGCAGGGCACTCGGAACTATTGCCCCACCTGCTCCCCCTCTGGCTCCCCCTTTTATATACGGACCGCTGACATGGTGCGAAACGGGGGCGAGAGGATCACCTATACACCCATGTGCTGCAAGGAAATGGGACTGCCCATCAAAATGGCAACCTTCCAGAGTTACCCGGTGACTCACCACTGCATCATACGCGAGACCTTTACAAACCCGAGGGCTTTTAGTACAGAAGTATGA